ACACacttgtccgtctgtctgtctgtatgacAAATTGTTAGTCGGAAACGATTAATGGTATTATGACGGTTTGTAGATTTATGATCTGATGTAAGATAATAGACCTTGATGTATGGCGTTTTGAGTACATATGTTACAGAGTGCACGACGGCACAAGTGTATGAAAACTGTTTCAAGTTTCATAATTGTATTGAACCTGTTGTGAAGTAGTGTTCTTTTAGTTCAATAAAAATCTGTTCTGAGTCGAATAACTATAAATACATGACTTTTAGTTAACCAAACCCTTTACCAGAAGTATGGCATTTACAAAAACCAGACACAAATTCACAAAACATTTAATCTCAATCAACcaatcaaacaaaacatttaaaatcgCAAGGGCGGCAGCTTGTTGATCCTGGAGGTATCCCAGGAAGACTCTGAGGGTTCTGTCTCCGTGGACTCAGAGGCCACGGCACTGCCCTCCCCGGTCAGCGCCACGTTGTAGTCATAGAAGAAGTGGTGATTGTACGGTCTGATCTGCCCAGAGCCGTTCTCACACCGGTGGTCTGCTATCTTGGTGAACACTAGAATCATGATGATAATGAAAGAAGGCTTATGAATAAGTGGTATTTTTTGTATATGCGAAATAACTAGTACATACATGTAAATTATTCATCATTGACTTTCTCCATCATctacaatttattgtttaaatggCCAAGAATTTCTGTGTGACTCACTCTGATTTAATAGCTCTTATCGACCTCAATGTCAATATCTAGTGTGTTCTAAGACTGGAACTCGTACACCCTGAACAAAAGGCAAGCTGTCCACTTACTGGTACCATCCTGGCAGTTCCTATAGTACATCATGCAGAGACTCTTGAAGGTCCTGCGTGCGCGCTGGTAGGCGCCGCAGATCCACTTGATGCTGGGGTCGCGCCACTTCTTGCGCATGTCTTCGGCACACCTCGTGCACTTGCGGTGCCATTTGCGCCTTTAATCAATTAATCTCTATGGTGAACTACATATTTAGATCTCTCTCATAGATTACGGATAATAAGGGATTAGAGATCCCTTCCGTATTGCGCTAATTTATTAAACATCaacatcatttgcctagccttttcctaaacTACCTATACTTCTTACTGGGGTCGGTTCAAGTCCAACCGAGTGAAGCTTAAATTGAACGACAACCTATCTCACCTCCACAACCAAGATAGATAGTAAACCTGATACCCTTTTATTTGACTAGTTATCATACTTTCTGGACTCTACCCatcgtaacaactgccaagtaTACTCAAATGAACGCAGGGACCCACTTTGCCGTGCTGTCTGAAACTGGAGAACtggaactcgtcaagacaagatggtcacccacgTTGGTCATCCGCGCatgttatttaactttatgatcgattgaTCCTTGGCGCTAATACTTGATCATCATAGCCAGAAATTCTCCATAACAATAATCAGCATACCATCCCTTTCGTTCTACTGTGGATTTGGGCGCTCTGTCCTTCTTATCCCTCGTGCGTTTCTTCTCATCAGTGTCAGTGGAAGATTGCTCACTGAACTCCTCCTTTAGTGACTCGTCATCGTCACTGTTCTTCGAACCTCCACTACCACGGCCTGACAACCAACGACATtattttacatgtttatattttttataaaatatgtcacTGTAAAATGACAAAATGGGCTCTTAAAAACTTTTACCATTGACGAAAATAACTAGGATAATTAATATCTTGAAGGTTTACCGCTGCCTCGAATGCTGTCGGAGGAAGTAGACTGAGATTTCTTCCCTCTTCCTTGTCTCCTCGTCAGCACGGCCAAGTCATTCTTCTCAACCTTATTAAGTACCGTCTCATTGAATACGAAACTAGTCACCACGTGCGCTATAAAAAAGAAGGTGGTAAAATATTGAttactttcatttgttttaggtGTTTTTATTCGCATATTATTGCCAATCTCAACATATTTTGTTTCGTTGCAATTTTTAACACTCTCTAATCTactctgaaaaatattttcgaaataaaagcCCCATGTTCCAATTCAGGTCATGGTCTACCCGTTAGCTAAATTAGATCCAAATCCGTTTACCCGGAAAGGCTTGATtgataaacaaacatacaaaattccgcatttattttttcagaatttAATTTGGCCGGCAATGGGCTCACGCCAATTAATCAATGTGTACGCCAATCGCATTATACTTATGTTTctggattaattaaatcatCAACATTTTCATGGAGTTTTACAGCTGTTGCAATAAAATGAATTGgttcttaatttaatttactcaAATGATATAGTATAAATTATTACTACCTGATACTGATTACGATCGCGTTAAAAACCTTTAAGACTACTTCTTACTAGCTTTATTCAAATTGATATAAGTTTAGTGGCTAATAGAATATTTTCATCTCAACGTTCGAGGAAATAAAACAGTGTATCCTAATATAAGATTACCACTGAGCTTGAATATCGAACCAGTCTATACTTTTGAAACTTGACAAAACAGAAGTAATCTCTGATTAATATTACAACAGCCATACTCACCAAAAATCAACGCAAGTATAAGGTATGGCAGTGTCCCCAGCATGGTTCTGCGTCAATCATTTTATTTCCCGTGTAAACGTACAGAAACACATAAATCTGCCGCCGCGACACATTTATATTCATTCGATTTGATTTCTTTTACGATTTCGACATACGTGTAATTTTGCTtcggatttattttatttttactgtgtGTGAATTGGGTGTAGTTGTAGGGGAAAATTGTTCTAGAATCTCTTTGGTATTCAGACTTACATAACATATGTAATTACAAAACGATTTTAGTAACTTAAAATATATCCTGATTGGCATATTTGAGTACATCCTTGAAAGTGCTTATTATTGTGGGATTCCATAGGTTTAGAAATGTATTTTAGTTCTATCAAGGAGCGGTATTTTGCAAAGTAGATTCATTTCTGCTTTCAGTAGATTTGGAAGAACTTGGGCATCGAACTCTTTTAACACATTAAGGTTAACTTTAACTGACtctgttatttaatttacagGATATTTCTGGGATAGCAAATACATAACTTTtttcagttaaaataaaaaaaatgcaaataaaattgtgcgtacaacaaattttaatatagtATTAACAGAAATATCATAAACCGTATACGTAGAACCAGCTGCGGCCGTGGTACGAGTCGTTCTTGCACTTGTGGTCGTGTAGCTTTATGAACACtgcaaaattatacaaaatatagtTATTGAGAAAAAGTCAAATATTTTGGGGATACTGTGTCCATGCAAGTGATTATATGTTTGAATAGACTACTGGATAGAATAGACTTGACCACGAAAGGTAGTCAGCAACACTTTAAGCCTTAGATACgattttcaggtttttttttttttttttgggatataGTATGTTAAGTAAGCCTTAATTTGGGCTACGCAACCTTCTCTCGCCATCGAAAAGACTTGCTAAGAAATTATAGCATGCTGTAGCCTCACCGTAATGgtaacataaactacttaaaccTCTTCaacttctttaagctgtgccctatagaGTCCACACTGTTTCTAAACTGTAAAATGGACCACCtgtataacatatggaatgctaagGCTTAAGTATGGAGTACTTCTAGTCCACTTACTGGTGCCATCCTGGCAGTTCCTGTACCTCATCATGCAGTCACTCTTGAAGCTGCGCCGGGCTCGCTGGTAGGCGCCGCAGAGCCACTTGATGCCGATGTTCGTGAACTTCTTCAGCATGTCATGAGGGCATGGATGGCAATCGCGATATAATGCTGTACTGGAAACGGGGAGAAGAATTACAGTATGCTCTTGCGTAATGTTTGGTTTTACTATAAGATCCAGCCTTCGATTTCGACTTCGGAACATGATCACTTTAATAAGAACTTCTTTTTCCTCCTGccttgttcccaattttatcGGGTCGACGCAATATGTCTTTCGCTTCTATTCTTCCGTGTCAATTCGTCCTTTAATAAGAAAATTTTTAGCAAATTCATCGAAGACAAGATATGTAATTCTAAAGAATCAATATAGAGATGgctattaaattatttccttGATTACAATCTTTAAACTAATATGAAAGCttcacataataaaaaataatgtttatcataatagaaataaattctTACGCTCTTTTCCTCTCACTGGTCTCTTTATCAGAGCCGCTACTTGTCTCTGAACTCGATTCTTCTTCATCGGTCGATAGTTCTCTGGAAACAATTGCAATATCAACTTTCTCAAAATAATCATTATGCGTAAGGAAACCTTCAATTAAAAGGTTAAAcattttccgtcttaccacaaaaacttctaaacgtcagtttaagacttgtctaaaaaaaattcagattatgacgttgacatatggttcattttgcagccacaatttttttagacaagtgtaaaacagacgtttaagtttttgtagtaaggccattaaaatCTGTATGTAGCGTTATAAACAAAAATCACAGCTCCGAAGGATTTTTGATTTCAAAGCAAAAACTCAACCCTTATTCACGTAGTACACTGGATAATGGGAGGATAATGTCCAGTTATTGCTGAAACATCTCAAAGAAGGGTTGACCATGTAAAATGGCGTCGTTCCCCTGATTTATCTCATAGCGCACGCAAATAAATTATCTCATAAATAAGGATGGGTATTTTCGCTGAACTAGAAAATTTTCTCCAGCTTCACATGGTCGGCTGAATTTATTCGCCAATTTATTTGTAagcgaattaaaataaaaggatGAGATACTATGTTTGAAACACCATGAAGCTTTTATTTTGCTACAACACAAATCAATAACCAAATTGGAAATCTTCTTGTTTCAAACATCAATGTCTtctagtttttgtcaccattcgggacgcgggtgaaaccgcggagagaagctagttatttataattatgtaaaatccAAATCAATACTAATGTTATTTAGTTTATATCTATTAGGATTTGATATTGATTTGGCTTGTTCGCTTATATCATTAGTTAGATGGCTCATTTTCATTTGTGGGTGAAACTACAaccaaatattaaagaaaacaaaagaatctcACATTGTAGAACTTGCCTGATCTTCCTCCAGGGTACTGGCAGCTCCTTGGGAGCCTTCCGTGTAATCATACCAGTTGGGTCCTCGGTGCTCTGCATCACCAAACTGGGCCACCTCCATCTGATTGACGTGAGCTAAGCGGTACGGGGTTTGACCCGGGCATTTTGAtactgcaaaattttatttattttcaacagtTAACATCTAAGTATTTCCTCAGCCTTTTTGGTTTTATAAGAAGGCAGGTATAGCCCATTAAGAGTTATATTCTCGTATTTTAGTCTACTAGTAGGGTtcctaaaatatttgtattatagCTTGTATCTTTGTCTATTCAACAGTTTTAATATCCAAGATAGCCATGTTGATAAGTCTCCAACATAAGAAACCGTATGTACTAGCTATGTAAGATTATTAAAAAACGCAGGCATGCGTTGTGAGGTATAGTGTaggaattcataaaatattcattaggAGCAAGAATCGTTATGATTAAAGTGTGCATACCTAAAATAAAGTGTTTATAGGCTTTATAAGTAACATCCTTAGGAGTTCAAACTGAGATAggagttatttattaatattgtgtcCCCCCTAATCAATACTGTCTTTATTTGGATACCTACTCATGGTAAAAAATGGTAGGGTGTAGCAGAAACCGACGAAAActaattaaatctttaattcaatttagttttataacAGTGCGATGCAAAACTATATTCACCCCATCATCAAAGTTCGAatatcgcaagcattatcataTTTAAAATGGAAATGTTCATTAAAACGCGAGCATCTTCTCAGACGTTTTTACTCCTACACTAAGTTTCGAATTATGTTTCCGTCTGATGTTATGAGAAGTTCAAACTGTTTTCACTTAGAACATATCACTAAAACTTAATAAGACGTGGAAAATCTGTCATTTTGCATGCCATGCGAAATGTCGAGTCCTTTGCTTCATTCTGTCTAGGCGCTCACTTTCCTTATTGCAAATGAAACAGATATGAGATGAAAGGAATTAACTTTGATAACGTTTTAGATGGAATGGAAGGAAAATGGAGTCCGTTAAACTCATTGAATACAGTTGCAATTCTAAATGATAGTCCTGGTATTACTGAAAAAGTAATAGATATAGCTAACCTAATAGACCAAACTTaccatttaaaagtaaaatcgcTAAGAACCACACtaacattatttaaacatacttaaatattttatcaaaaacaacaTTTACATCATTTCTGTTATCGGGCTAGCTCTAAACTAAActgcgtgttttattttatacaacttatGTGTTTTATGATTGTTGCGAAAGTGAATTTCGCGAATGTTTTTGGTTTTAGAATTTATCATCCTCTTCAAAACAGGTATCTGTGTctattttatctataatatcTTCGTATTTTTCTCATGCTAACTATGTTATTAAGACTAAaggaattgaaataaaacaatcattacGATGCTTCTGTTTTACTTTAAGATAATTTGAAGCATCTCTTGCTGTGCACACTTCTTATAACTACTCGTTAAGTCCAAATCAGGCCTTGTCGTCTTCTTAACTAATATCATATCCTGAAACAATCATGATATCATTAGTAATTTCTTCACTTTGAATCTATGTAACTTTAGACacggtttaattttaaatcgcCAATTTTGTAGCTGGATAACTATTTCAGAATTGTTAGTTTACTCTGTGGTTAAAACTAACAGTTCCAATTAACTCATAAGGAACATGTTAGTGTAAATCTGGAGTCTTGTTTCAGTATTTCTGTAAGCAGTAATACCGATCGTTAAACTCAATACATTGCTTTAGTTCGTGATTTCGAAATACTCGTCGAATTTCTAATGCGAACAGTTTCAGCTGTTTCATATTAATTATTTGTTCGAATCGAGTTTATGTCTAAGTATTTTGAAAAGTCTTGTTTCTAAGTATACTTCATACTCACACATCATACGTTAAAATTACTACGTGTCATCCAAATCGTCTGATGCATCTggaaaaagattttttatgttCACATAAGCAAATCTTTAGCTAACCCCGAACAGGGTTCAAAGCAAGTACAAGAGAAATTCAATAACTAGTAAAGGCTCAAAGtttgattaaatataatttgcatGGCGGGCGTCCCACCATCTGCTctcctaatatatttttaatttatgtccaAAAAGTTGAAGGATCCGCACGGGATTACGGGGTGCGCTTGTTAAAAATTATACTAAAGTTTGGGCCTTCCTTGTAAACATCTGTGGGCATGCTGATCCGAACGTATTTCATATTGTGATCAATagcttttctattttaaataggCATGACCCCTctgaaatatataataaatacttgAGTCGTTATGATGGATCTTACTCTGTTCGTGCTGCGAGGCTTTGTAATCGTTAGATGTCTTCAAGAGTTGAACTAAAGAACATTTTCGGacaacatgaccttatttgtatgtatctGTTTATGTATAATGGTTGCATTGTATCTTATGTACATGTTTGCTGTTGGAGAACCTAACTTTGTTTTAAGCCCGCCTTTGTACATAACCTCTCTGTTCTGATTGTGTAATTTGTGTGTGCATTTGTGCTATAAAGaacaatacaatttaaataattaatatgaatGATATTTACCGTTGCCAGACTTTGAACGTGGTGCTGTGGGACTATAGCTAGGGACCAAACTTGGAGATTCTGAAATACAATAACAGCGTTAATGCTATGCCACACTAGGATTTACAAACTCTAAAACCTTTAAGTGTAGTTCTAAATCTTACTTATTGGAGTAGGTCCTGAAACCGGGGGTTGCGGATAACTCGATACTCCTTTCCCGGGAGGGTACGCGGGGGGTGCGTTGTACCCGTACATTGAAGAATACACATTCGGTGACGAGACTAGTGAAAACCTTGGGTCAAATTTGTAACCCTGTCTTCCATACGGGTAGTTCGGAGGATATTCATAGCCAGAGGGTTTGTAAGCACTAGCTGGCTGAGGCAGTCGGGGAGGGTATTCAGGATATTGCTGATGAACGTAAGAAGAAGCGTAGTTCGGTTGGTAGGGATAACTTGAAGTTGGATCAGGAAAGCCTGTCTCTGGTAATCTAGGAAATGATTGGGATGAATATCCCGGTGGTTGAGGCAGAGTCTCTACGGGCGCTTTGTTGCTGGGATAGGTGCTCGCGGGTCTTGGAGTATAGTGAATGTAAGTGGGTGGAGGTCTGTAAGTGCTAGTAATGACACCGGTTGGTGAATTGGGCAGAGATGAGACATCAGGGCTAACGGCAGCATTGCCGAGACCTGGGTACGGCAAATTGAAACCTGAAATATATAATTGTTAAAAAGTGAACTATATTGCATTACATTTGGGTTCGTTAACATTGAAGTAATGCCAGCAAAAACATCTGTATAAACCGGGTGAAATTGAAACACTTTGCGACCAGATTTAAATTTTTACGTTCCACTCTgtccaaaaatcatcaaaaataaaacgaattttAACGTGGTGCAATAAAACAGTGATAACAGGAGCAGCACCTGAATGGGGAACACAATTACTCTCATGCTATCACGTTCAGGGGTGAGTGGCTTCGGTAAATGGACAACGAGGTGTCAATACACTTGAGGGGCAATCTATAGCGCGTCAGTTTGCTCGATTGCCGCTCATCGTCCGTTTCGGCCTCGCCCTTATTGCGTTTCCAAAACGATTCACCGTATTGGTTTTCCTCAATGCTCTCCCACTAATTAGGGACCGCTATCTCGGAGGACGATTGATTTATGtaccattgtttgttttgttatctGCCATCAAAGTGCTTTCAGGCCAGAGGACGCTTTACGTAATTTTTGGGTAAAGCTTTGTTTCCTCTCTAATAAATGGGTGTCACGTTTAATTTAAGCAACGCTAGACCTGATTCTATATTCAATGTAttcaatgcaaaaaaaaaactgttatgcCGTTTCATTCCCTGGTCtgtgaaatactttttgtcgCCGGTGAAATATCTCAGTTTTCTGGAATAATGAAACTTTAGTTTTCGAAATTTtgcttttcattatttaaaatttcagtGAACTTTCACCGATACGGGCGAGTTCTGCTCCATCTTTTTTTACGTCACCTGTATCTGCAATTTTGACGGCGTGTCGCAGGCGCTCgtaaatttttactttatttgtttgcttttaaTGTTCAAGTTGATACgagttttttatttcatccCCGTCGGCCCCTGTCGGCCACCGTTCCGTTGGGGTGCAAACGAGCGAGCGAACGATGGCATAAAATCGACAGTTATCACGCATTCGCAAACTTTCCAACTGTCCACTGGGCGCTGAACTTTAAATGGGTATCTTGAACTGGTGGAATTTAATCTGAAACGAAAACGTTTGCTTAATAGGTGTGATCCCACAAGATGTGCAAATAATTATTCTGGTTAATGGCATGCTTACCTATAAGCATGCTTAGTTGAACTTTACCTGGAAGTGCTGAAAAATAagatatcatttttttattgtaaagtaAAGATGGGTTCGAACACATCATGATATagaacattttataattttaccttTCTTTACGGCATCGGGTGGTTCTATACCTGAAAGAGTTAGCAAGAATATTAAGCATCATCGTTTTGACTTTAACATTTTATCCTCGAAGTATTAAAACAATACTAACAGCAAGACGGCTTGGTATAACAGTTGACTTCAACGTTGGTAAGTCCTGCAGCCACAGCCTCCGCGCACATGCAGATTTGGCATTCATCCCAAGGATGCTGGAACATCTGATTGGGAGGATACGGCAGGCACGACTCATCTGGGGAAACAATCCTAGTGATGACCTCGTCATAACGATGAtatgttaaaattgaaaaatacgtGGGATATGTTAATAGTTCAAGTCATAAATCATTGCATAAGaacaaatttattttcataaatcaaaaaataaattaaaattcatctTATTCATCTACTCAAACAATCATACGGTTCTTGTTTAGATATGTTTAGTTGTTTATTGTTGATAAAATTAGGCTATTGAATTATTACGTATACATTTGACTGGGTTGTATTTCTGGCAGTTCCAATTCCTTGTCTTCATGCTTTAAGACTAGATTCATAAAACTCACGTGGAGAGGGTCCTGGCAGAGGTCCAGCTCGAGGAGTCAATGGAGGTCCCGGCGTGGTTATCGGTGCTAATGTCGTTATTGGAGGCCACGGTACTGCAAAAGATTATAACTAAAAACTAGGTTGAAGTGAGTAGGAAGATTTCCGATTAAGAGAAGAATAAGAATTACCTGAAggtttaaaaatgtattgaatttaaaaaatgaaatatatcaaGGCCTATTGCTTGCTAAAACTATTTTATGACTTAATCTCAGCACTGATGGTTGTTGAACTTATTTGTAAGTTTCACTCACGAGGTTCTATTGTCACGATCTCTGGCAGTGGCACTGGCTCCGCTGGTGAGTAGGTTTCCCTCTCATTGATGAAAGGTTCCTGAACCGGTTCAGGCACAGGAGGTATCTTCTGAGGCTCTATTGGGATAGGCAGAGGAGGAGGTGACTCTGTTACCGGCTCCAATTTTGGTACTGTTTAAGAATAATACACGCATGATGAGAAACTAGCCTTgtaaataacaaagaaatatttgaaaaataaacttacagcAATCAGGATGTGGATAGCACGTTATTTGCTGCTCAGGAACTCCGGTGTCTGACATACTTTTAGCGCACTTGCAAAGCTTGCATGATTCGGTTGGATGGGGGAATAGTACATTTTCTGGTAACTTCTCGCACATAGGTACTGAAAAGTTTAATTATTGCTTTAACTTTTCTagagtttatataaaattgcaaatcatttcatcctccgagccttttcccaatcatgttggggtcggcttccagtctaaccggattcagctgagtaccagtgctttacaagaagcgactgcctatctgacctcctcaacccatttacccgggcaacccgataccccttggttagactggtgtcagacttactggcttctgactacccgtaacgactgccaaggatgttcaatgacagccgggacctacagtttaacgtgccatccgaaacacagtcattggtgtctaagatatacttagaaagtacatacaaacttagaaaagttgcattggtacttgcctgacctgggatcgaacccgcgccctcatactggagaggttggtcctttacccactaggccaccacgacttttcaaaTATAATTGCAAATCATTTGATGAGaggaatataataattttaaaatacactcCAGATATTCACAAGTTCAACTTACATGGAATCGGCATGGGCTCATCAGGTATTGGAGCTGTAAAGACAAATAAACCTCAAgcatgacaataaaataaatctttgaaa
The window above is part of the Helicoverpa zea isolate HzStark_Cry1AcR chromosome 21, ilHelZeax1.1, whole genome shotgun sequence genome. Proteins encoded here:
- the LOC124640992 gene encoding uncharacterized protein LOC124640992, with amino-acid sequence MLGTLPYLILALIFAHVVTSFVFNETVLNKVEKNDLAVLTRRQGRGKKSQSTSSDSIRGSGRGSGGSKNSDDDESLKEEFSEQSSTDTDEKKRTRDKKDRAPKSTVERKGWRKWHRKCTRCAEDMRKKWRDPSIKWICGAYQRARRTFKSLCMMYYRNCQDGTMFTKIADHRCENGSGQIRPYNHHFFYDYNVALTGEGSAVASESTETEPSESSWDTSRINKLPPLRF